The DNA region CACTCCAATTGTTGGGGGTTGTACTAGGAACTGAGCGGTCAACTTAGAAGTGGCTAGTGGTTCGCGCTCTCAGGAGTTGCTCAGACCACATTCCATTTGCTGATGAGTTGATAATTTTTGAAGGCTCGGAGGTATAAAAAAAGGCCGGAGCCATGAAATTTTGAGGATCTTAGTTAAAATCGCATTAGGGAATTGGTTACttaattttctttgatttccTAATGTATTTTAGAAAGTAATTTTATAGTTTAAAGTCATAGTTGGTAGGTCAATAAATGCCCCTACCCAATATGCGAAAATGAGGTGAAAATTTTTGGAGGCTTAAAAGACAATTTACTATATGAAATCTAATAATTGTTATGGTAAATAATATCTTATGAGAATTTGCtaaaaattttactatgtaTGTGAATTTCTACAAATGCTTGAAGCATccactattatattatataatataaaagaaaagtgttttttatttaaaatatctaataaatggataagattaaaacaaataaagaatatGAAACAATATATTAAAGCATTCcatctttaatatatttcataacatattttagaatacacaaaaattaaatacaaattatgataaaatagttattatttGTATAAGTTTGCACAATTTAtacactaataaaataaaattacttaataaaaaattaatttataatttattactttaGGTGTCTGCAGTTAATAAAACTAAATAGGCACATGTAAGACaacaaatatgttaattgaatgctatgaattgaatttttttttatctgtgCATAGCACGGGTAATTAGgtaattatttgctcgaatttAAGCAAGGATAATATCAGAAAACATAAGATTCAAcccatttcatcaattgcactatataatattcgttgttacggagtataatttatataattgtatattgatctaaatattcttaaaatattataacaaatccattccgtgcaacgtaCGGGTAAAACAACTAgttatgaataaaatgtttgttaattATAAGAGAAAGTATAATAgctttgatgaaaaatataatgcttTTACATTTAAATAATGTTGATAAAACTATTAcacttttctttataaataatgttggcaagtgcttaaaaaaaaaatgttggcaagtgtttcttacttatgagagaaaatgtaatacttttgaggaaaaatgtcacacttttaaaaaatgtaatagtgGAGGCTGATTGTTTAAATTTCTGcaataattttaattctatctGTCAAGACTTTTCATATGTGGGTCTTATTATTAAGCAGTGTCGTTCCACTACTAGTGACATTGGGATCATTGTTGTTCGCCACGTCAAGATGTCAGCGAATCATGTAGCTCATGTGCTTGCACGGGCGATTGGTTCTTCTTCTGTCTTTGGGGTTTGGGATTTCTCTCTGCCCTGATGTATTTCTGAGCTGGTTGATATTTAATATATGATtggttatttatttttcaaaaaaaatattatattttctcatataagtaataaattagtattatattttttaatataagtattatactGTACATTTCATATTGATTCGATTAATATTACGGACAAAGATCCGTAATCCTCTTACACAAATTTTTTACCTTTTCATTTCTATCTctcctctattttttttttttaaatacaaataaacaTCTTCtataatctatacttctatagtattaaaaaaaaaacgcccTTTTGCTCCTATTACTCTAATCAGTAATCGCCCTTTCTGTCTTTTGTCTTTCTTCTCCTCGGTCCTCACCTCTCCTTCTCTGATTTTGTCTCCCTAAAACCTTCTTAGCTCATTGCTGTAGCTGTTCTATCTCAAGCTAAGGCTTCTTCTATGCATTGACGGCGACAGCGCGGCGAAGGGAGTGTCTACTCCGGCTAAAGCTTCAATCATTTTTCCTCTACAAAATACTCTTTCTACAACGCTAGGGTTTGCTTTCCTTTATCGATAAGGTCATGTCGGAAGCTCTAGAGGGTAGTAAGAAAGTGGCGGATCGTTACCTGAAGCGCGGAACTCTTGGTGAAGGTACATATGGTGTGGTCTTCAAAGCCATCGATACTAAGGTAAATTACTCACAATAAATTAATCTGTGTTTTTTTAAACTTTCCTGATAATCGTTTGTTATTTAGTCTTCAATCACTGCATCTTAAACTTGACAAGACATGTTCCTCAATTTCTCAGCTTGTTTTAGCTTGTACCGTAGTAATTCTTTCTTTACTTAATCTTCAATCATTGCAACTTCTGCCTCGTACTACAATTTTGAATTATGCAGACAGGTCAGACAGTTGCCATTAAGAAAATTCGCCTTGGGAAGGAGAAAGAAGGTGTGGATTTCACTGCCTTGAGGGAAATCAAACTATTGAAAGAGCTAAAGGATcctaatataattgaattgagTGATGCATTTCCCCATAAGGGGAACTTGCATCTTGTGTTTGAGTTCATGGAGACTGATCTGGAAGCTGTGATTCGTGATAGGAATATATTTCTCTCACCCGCGGATATAAAGTCGTATCTGCAGATGACACTTAAAGGACTTGCATTTTGCCATAAAAAGTGGGTCTTGCATAGGTATGATCGGCACTTGCAAGTTGCTTACTTAGGCtttgatttgattgaaattcacttaatttcaattttgtttcTTCATTATAGGGATATGAAACCAAACAACTTATTAATTGGACCAAATGGGCAGCTCAAGCTTGCTGACTTTGGCCTAGCCCGTTTATTTGGCAGCCCCGATAGAAGATTTACTAATCAGGTGTTGCGTCTCTTACaagttataaatatttatgtgttCTAGAAGCAGTTGTGGCAAAGGCACAAGTTGTGAATTACAGAGTACTTTTTTGCTCAAAGTTATACttgttgaaataaatattttcagaATATGCTATATAGGTtctaaaagtaattaaaaaatagtgTCAAAGGTGTGATTGATCCTCTTTCAATTTTGTAAACCAtgtgtttgttttttctttttgacgTGGTAGTCATCTTTTCTCACTTGCTAATCCTGTACTGATTGGGATAATAAAGAGTAAttattcaagtttttttttacaaattgttAGGTCTTTGCAAGATGGTATAGAGCACCAGAGTTATTGTTTGGTGCCAAGCATTATGGACCTGGAGTGGATGTATGGGCTGCTGCTTGTATTTTTGCAGAACTACTTCTACGAAGACCATTTCTGCAGGTGAATGTCAAAAGttatttattcttctttttgttcttAATTGTTCTTAATAACAATAAATTTGTCATTGTCTGGCAACACTTATTTTTGTGGGTCACGTTATTTTGAAGCTCTTTATTGTTGTTTTGCTATATATTATAAGATCTCAGCTTTTCTATTGCCTAGAATCTGGATTGTGTAATTATCACGCATTATATTTTCTCCTAAAAAGAATAACACTCTTCCCTTTTATTCATTCTGGATTACTTTGAGTGGAAGGAAATGTTAACATGCTTAATCAGCATTTAACTTGTATTGGAGTTTTCCATAACATCAAAGCATTTTGGGGATCTCTCTTTTGGCTGTGTTGTATTACATACCCTATTTTGTGTCATTCATAGTGGTCCTTCACATATCCTATATTACAATCTTCTCCTCCTTTTTAAACTGGAATTAACAATTAGCTGGTGCTACCTGGAGTAATCCATTATACCTAGATTATTAGAATGTCAAAATATCACTTTCAAGGTCACTGTATATTtgtaaagaaaagaaaggaaaacataTTTCTCTGCTTATGTTCTGTGTAGATAATTTTCTGTCACATACTCGTTATGTACTTCCTGACCTGTTTGTTTAAATCTCATGGAATCTCTTTAGGGGAACAGTGATATTGATCAGCTGGGAAAGATTTTTGCAGCTTTTGGTACCCCAAAATCCTCCCAGTGGCCTGATATGGTTTTCCTGCCTGATTATGTGGAGTACCAATATGTGCCAGGACAGCCTCTGCGCACACTCTTTCCTATGGCTAGTGATGATGCTATAGATCTATTGTCAAAGATGTTTATGTATGATCCAAAAGCTAGGATTTCAGCACAGCAGGCATTGGAACACCGGTTTGTTTTGCATTCCTTGGTTATTTACTTAATAGTTATCATGCGGAGTATACTCAGTGTTTACCTGTGTAGGTACTTTTCATCTCTCCCTCCACCAACTGAGCCCGCTTTGCTCCCAAGACCTCCACCGAAGCGGGACTCAGGCAACCCCAAAGTTTCAGATTTTAATCCACAAGATGGACCTGTTGTATTGTCTCCACGTAGAAAGTCAAGGAGAGTGATGCCTACTCGTGAGGGATTTGAGGGAAATGCCGCTCAAGCAGTTAGAACAGATGTCCATGGAAATGAATTCAGACAAGCAGCTGGAGAGAGGAGTGAGCAGGCTCCTATGTCCTTGGATTTCTCAGTCTTTGGGGCGGGACCACCTTCTAGGCCAACGATTAACAGGTAAATCATTTAGGAGTTACTAGAGGAATAATATTCTGTGAAGTATGATCTATTTGAAAAGATGATTATCATTCGGTTGTCTGTACTTGATATATTTGAAAGCTTTGAATGATTTGATCTGTAGCTGCTAACATTGGCCAAGTGACAGAATTACGTAATGCAATCCcatcaacatttttattttcctatttttttttctaattttcatttctttgatGACCACTGGAGAGAGAATGGGTAAGGAAGGCTTCTAGCTCAGGTTTATGCTATCCCTGTATCAATGAATGAAGATTTTTTATTCTGAAACTGTTTGGGTGGTTATTATTCAATCTTGTTCTTTAGTTAAGTGATTTCTTAACGTATTATGCTAGTATATGAATAGCTATGTAAATACACTGGTTTTTAAGAGAAATCCCTTCAACTGCAACTTCTGAGTAAACGATTAAGATTGTTTATCATGCTGTTATTTATCATGAATTGCATGTTGCAGTAGCCCCTTCATTAATATGAGCTCGTACTGAAGTCACAATCAATCTCGTGTTTATTGTGTGCAGTGCTGACAGATCACATTTAAAGAGGAAATTAGATCTTGAATTCCAACCAGAAGACTGAGTTATATATACATGCTGTGGATATTTGACCTCCTGCTTGGTGATGCAACATTTTTTGTGAGGTTTGTCTggactttttctttctttttcgtTTTGTGTATGTTGATTCTTATTCTTATTGTGTTTAGTTTGCGTTTCAGACTACCCACCATTGCTGTCCTTGCCAAAGTGTGCCAATTTTAACAAATTCAGTCTTTCAAAAGTCCTGTATTCACACTTGCCATAGGCCATCAAAGGCCCAAAACTTCAAGTTGCAAATATCATTAATGATCTTGatttttaacataataattgtaatacaatagtatacttattatttattttacttgtaTAACTGAGTAAACATTGTTTTTTCAATATTGTTTAGTGGATGATGAATCCTTTGATTGTTGTGTGAAATCACTAAACCTATGCTGTTTCTATGTGTATTTGAAGACTGTACTATGTTGTTTAATACTGGCAATTAGGATTGAATAGTTAAGTGCAtaatttcaaattgaaaaagaaaaagaataatgttccaaaattcttctctAATCTCCTTATTGTAATTAGTCATTTTGATGGGTGCATCAGAAAACTATCTCAATTGAGATAGTGGAATGGTGGTCAAATTATCTTTGAGATTCTTATACTATagttttttgttcaatttagtcattttaccttaattttgttcaatttagttcatttacTTTAAAAAGTGGTATAAGTAAGGACAATAGCTTACACGACATTGACATCATAAAAtaaattctttgaattataaaatataatcttatattttccaaaaaaaaatataatcttataaattaaaattcgtATTCGAAATCGTAgaacaaattaacattttataatatacaaaattttaaatactaaaaataacaacaattaatacaattaaaaattttaaaaattgaaatataaaaataaaagtaaaaaattaaaagggaaaattgtatttttggtcATCTAGTTATACCTGTGGTACAGATTTAGTCCCTAAGTATATGCGTGGTTATCTTAAATTGATGGTAGAAATAGCTCCCGATGGATTAAAATCGAAGATGGTCACGCatataactgagggactaagtTTATACCACGGGTATAattgtaggaccaaaaatgtaatttttccaaaataaaattttaaaaatataattgtaaaaaaaattgtggcaAACAACAGCCTCATGGCTGCTgttttaaaaactatatatatatggatgagttCGAGTGCGGAGATGTTCCCAGGTGCGGTCATGCGGTTAGATATGAGctattgatcaaatctagatcaacagctcaaatcaatgaaaatttaaaaaaacgcGTGTCTGGAAGAAAGAAGCATGAGCTAaaaatgacgcactttaagtgatagaaacacgcaccttaagtgttagaacaacgcaccttaagtgttaaaatgacgcatctTAAGTATTAATATCGCGCACCTTCAATTTATAACAATGGTGCACCAGTGATACAAAGACgtaccttaagtgttaaaatgacgcaccttaactTTTATTCAAAAGTTTGTTTTTGAGGGTCTAAGCTAGGGGTCTCGCAGACCTCTCAGTTCAAAAGTTTTGCTCTTGAAGGCCTGAGTGAGGGGTCTGGCAGGCCCCTCACTCAGACCCCTTAgttcaaaagggaaaagggtagTGGGCAAGGAGTGCCCGTTACCCTCTACTGCCTTCTTCTTGAGGTACTGGGTGACGGGCTACCCTAACCCGCCCGTTATGTGGATAGGTTTGTTCTAATTTTGAAGAAGAAacatgacgcaccttaagcacaaacccTACGCACTTAAGTACAAGACCTACACACTTTAAGCACAaaccctacgcaccttaagtacaagacttacgcaccttaagcacaaatcctacgcaccttaagcgttttttttttttttttttttgccctaCCCAATCCCTCAACCAGAAGCCTCTAAATCAGTTGCAAACTACTGGGATCCGGCTGCAGGCTGGAAGTGGTCATTAATCGAAAATCTGCTACCAGAGGAGTGATTAGACAAGCTAGTTGCGACTATCATCCTCGATGCACAAGGAGACAAAAACACTTTTGGTTGGAAGGAGGGTCCGCCTGAGGCCTTCTCCGTGAGTTCATCTTATGATGTTGCAGCTAGGACTGAAACACAGGTAGAAGCTGCAAAATGGAATAGCATTTGAACGCTTAAAGTCCCAAGCCGAATCAAAATCTTTATATGGTTGGTAAGGCATGGTAGAATTTTGACCAACAGCAATAGAGTTAGAAGAGGCCTTACAAATGACGCCAACTGTTGGTACTGTAATTCAGTAATTGAAGATACCGAGCATGCAACGCGCAAATGTCCGTTAGCTAACGAAGTATGGAAAGAAGTACTCCCGGACTCCCATGCGAATCATGCAGCATTACCATTCTTAAAATGGCTCGATAATGGCATCAATGGCAGAAAATAAGGCAACACAAACCCAGCGATGAAAAATGCATTATTTGCAATCACACTATGGTGGATCTGGAAGTGGCATAATGATGCCATATTCAATAACAGCTTGAGCCCCTTACAGATTAAGCAAAAATGGATTATGACTCAGCAAGACAAAATTAGAAGGGCGTTTTCCAGAGCTAAAAATCACCAAGGCTCTATCTCAAGAAATTGGAGGAGTTTAAAGTGGATTAAACCTCAACAAGAGTTCGCCAAAATGAACATAGATGGTGTAGTGGATCTCCCTTCAAACAAGGCAGGTTGTGGAGGTGTTTTGAGGGATAGTGATGGCAAATGAAAAGGAGGATTTGTATGTAATATTGGGTCTTGTCCCCCTATACAAGCTGAGGCCTGGGCCCTTCTAAGAGGCATCCAAGTAGCCAAACACATGGACTATAGAAGGGTAGTTTTTGAAAGTGACTCAAGAGAGATTGTtgagggttgttatgccgtggacatgggtctacattcacatacactatactctacattcacacattataagattatatgtttagtaactatattaccactgttatgcattcacacattcaaaactctatattcacaggtcctatactccatattcacaacttgagaactccacattcacacattacagggctacaagttgttagaacttcttaactctattacagattcacacatgcataattctACAtgcacgatttctatactccatattcacaatttgaaacctccacattcacacatttctaggcaactctacattcacacaatcataaatctacattcacgatttctatactctacattcacgatttctatactctacattcacactttgaaacctctacattcacacatttttggacaactctatattcagcaatatgtttactaaatttttttttttgaaaatgatatgtttactaattaaaaaaaaaaaaagaagacaaaaacgacgtagttttggacccaggtccaccttgcaaggtggacctgggtccacaacataatttgccaattgTTGAGGACTTAGCGGCTCCAACACATTAAGCAATGTTGTACGTAACATCCTTAATGCCTGCAATTATGAACTCCATACTCTTGAAAGCTGGCAAGTGGCACTTATTGCACGTGAACAAAACTTAGAGCACCCTGATCAATGGATAATGAGGGGATAAGAGTGTAATTGGTGAGGTGGAGGGGAGAGAGGAGAGGTGAGAGAAAAAATGGGAGCTTCTGCAAATACCCACATATTGGAacagtaacttttttttttactctctgCTGTGCGCGTTTCGCGCATAGCAGGCGCCTagcgggcgcgtgcagtgcacgcgcctAACAGAGAgcttttttattcttattttttaaatcaattttgttttgtttttttttttccatctatctccattttctctttcctaatcacacttacaataACTTCTAAAAAACCGTGAATGatctccattgataaggatgctttAGACGCATTTGCTAGACTCCACAGAAACTGCTCAAGAGGCCTGCATGTACTTCAGAAACCCAGACGAAATTTTAGTACTAAGAGCAttcttatcaatggagtttttcacggtattttaggaatttttgtaagtgtgataggaaagagaaaatacgggagaatgaaaaaaaataaaacaaattaaattaaaaaaaaaaattaatgtggtcaggcgcgcctgacacgCCCTACTGGCGCGTGCACTGCACACGCCTGCAGGGCGCCAGTGTTGCGCCTGACGCGCGTCAAGCGCAACACTTGCTTCTTTTTCATCAGCACTTTTACTGTGCTATGAACCCAATTTTGCAGAAATGAATTTATCTTCTGTCTCTTGGACCCTCTCTCATCCAAGTCATCTACTTTTGTACTATAATCCTTACGTGATCCATTGGTGAGAATGCCCTAATAAAGGATGACTCAGCTGGCTATCCATGATGGCGTAATGTTTGTTGTAACACTTAGACAGTTAGACTGTTCTTGTTATTTGGGTATCCCCttccaaattaataaaaaacaaagttACTACGTATAtactacatattttatatacacaaataatatacattttttttatatttataatccATAGTGAACCGAATAAAGATTGACCCAAGTCCTATCCTCCTTCAAGCTCAATCTTACTTTAAAGTTCAAACCAAAATTTCCGTGCCGATCATCTCTTCTCCTCCTTCACCTAGCGGTTTCGGAGCGATGATAAGCATGGTGAACGGGCGATAGTCGGGGGAGCATTGACGGCGACAGGCGGTGAAGGGAGTGTCTACTCCGGGTAAAGCTTCGATCATTTTTCCTCTAGAAAATACTCTTTCTGCAGCAATAGGGTTTGCTTTCCTTTATCCATATCTTGGGCCAAGGTCATGTCGGAAGTGCTAGAGAGTAGTAATAGGAAAGTGGCGGATCGTTACCTGAAGCGCGGAGCTCTTGGTGAAGGTACATATGGTGAGGTCTTCAAAGCTATCGATACTAAGGTAAATCACTCGcactaaattaatttgtttttttgtttttttttccagattTCTTATGTGAAATGAACCCGGCAATTTGGACTCTTTATAACTCAATTGATATGCCTTCTAGCTTGGCAACTAGTTCAATATAAATTCTGTAGTTACTGGAAAGAAATTggacacattatataaattgtaacaaaACAGGCTCTGAGGTCTGGCAGCTTGTTTTACCCAATTTGATAGTAATTTGTTATTAGTCTTTAAGCACTGCATCTCAAACTTGACAAGACAGGTTCTTAGATTTCTCGGCTTGTTTTGGCTACTTTGTTTTCCTGGTAGTAATTCCTTAATCTTTAATCTTTGTAACTGTTGTGACATACTACAATTTTGAATCCGCAGACAGGACAGATAGTTGCCATTAAGAAAATTCGCCCTGGGAAGCAGGAACAAGGTGTGGAGTTCACTGCCTTGAGGGAAATCAAACTATTGAAAGAGCTAAAGGATcctaatataattgaattgacCGATGCCTTTCCTCGTGATGGGAACTTGCATCTTGTGTTTGAGTTCATGGAGACCAATTTGGAAGCTGTCATTCGTGATAGAAATATAGTTCTCTCGCCTGCAGATATAAAGTCATATCTGCAGATGACACTAAAAGGTCTTGCTTTTTGCCATAAAAAGTGGGTCTTGCATAGGTAAGATCTTCATGAACAAGTTGCTTATTTAGGTTTTGATTTTATCATGATTCacttaaattcatttattttattcattacaGGGATATGAAACCAAACAACTTATTAATTGGACCTAATGGACAGCTCAAGCTTGCTGACTTTGGGTTAGCCCGTTTATTTGGTAGCCCAGACAGAAGATTTACTAATAAGGTTTTCTGTCTcttacaaattataaatatttccATGTTCTAGAAACAATTGTTGGTAAAGGCACAAGTTTTGAACTCTATTTTTTCCTCAAAGTTACCTTTGTTGAAGAGGAATATTTGCTCTAAGAGTAATATAAAAATAGGGTCAAAAAGTGTGATTGATcctctttcaattttttaaaggaccatgtgtgtgtgtgtgtgtgtttttttttttttttcctgacttGGTAAAGTCATCTATTCTCACTTGCTTGCTAATCCTGTACTGGTTGAGATAAGAAAGAGTACTTATTCAAGTTTTTTACGCATCGTTAGGTCTTTGCCACATGGTATAGAGCACCAGAGTTATTGTTTGGTGCCAAGCATTATGGATCCGGAGTTGACATATGGGCTGCTGGTTGTATTTTTGCCGAACTACTTCTACGAAGACCCTTTCTGCAGGTGAACATCTAAAGTTATTTGCTCTTTATGTCTTAATAGCCTTTTACATTTATCTTTGGCGGTTAACACTTGTTTTTATGCTTCAAGTTATATTGAAGCTCTTTATTGTTGTTTTGCTATATATTATAAGATCTCAACTTCTCTATTGCCTAGAAATCTAGATTGTGTAATTATcatgcattttatttttctcctaAAAAGAATAACACTTCCCATTTATTCATTCTGGATTACTTTGCGTGGAAGGTAATCTTAACATGGTCAAGCAGCACTAAACTTTAGAATGCCTGAATATTCAATTAGGAAAACTGTTTCATACCTTGACCACTCAGAAGGTTTTGGCTCTGTGTTTTGTTGCTACTGATGCTGATACTTGAAATTTCCATAACATCAAAGCTTTGGATGATCTCTCTTTTGGTCTTGTGTGTTGTATTACATACCCTATATGGCTATATGTACTGAATTGCAAATTTTCCTTTGTGTCATACTGTCATTCATACTGTTCTTTACATAACCTATATTACATTCTTCTTCTCCTGTTTAAACTGGAATTTTGCAATGAGCTGGAGCTTCCTGGAGTAATCCATTATACCTAGAATATTAGAACTCAAAATTATCCCTAGTAATCTAGTATCCCTTTCAAGATCACTTTATATTTGAAGAGAAAAGGTAGAACGTTTTGTTCTGCTTTTTTTGCAATAATAGATCGTCTCTCTT from Ipomoea triloba cultivar NCNSP0323 chromosome 6, ASM357664v1 includes:
- the LOC116023816 gene encoding cyclin-dependent kinase D-1; this translates as MSEALEGSKKVADRYLKRGTLGEGTYGVVFKAIDTKTGQTVAIKKIRLGKEKEGVDFTALREIKLLKELKDPNIIELSDAFPHKGNLHLVFEFMETDLEAVIRDRNIFLSPADIKSYLQMTLKGLAFCHKKWVLHRDMKPNNLLIGPNGQLKLADFGLARLFGSPDRRFTNQVFARWYRAPELLFGAKHYGPGVDVWAAACIFAELLLRRPFLQGNSDIDQLGKIFAAFGTPKSSQWPDMVFLPDYVEYQYVPGQPLRTLFPMASDDAIDLLSKMFMYDPKARISAQQALEHRYFSSLPPPTEPALLPRPPPKRDSGNPKVSDFNPQDGPVVLSPRRKSRRVMPTREGFEGNAAQAVRTDVHGNEFRQAAGERSEQAPMSLDFSVFGAGPPSRPTINSADRSHLKRKLDLEFQPED
- the LOC116022193 gene encoding cyclin-dependent kinase D-1-like, which produces MSEVLESSNRKVADRYLKRGALGEGTYGEVFKAIDTKTGQIVAIKKIRPGKQEQGVEFTALREIKLLKELKDPNIIELTDAFPRDGNLHLVFEFMETNLEAVIRDRNIVLSPADIKSYLQMTLKGLAFCHKKWVLHRDMKPNNLLIGPNGQLKLADFGLARLFGSPDRRFTNKVFATWYRAPELLFGAKHYGSGVDIWAAGCIFAELLLRRPFLQGNSDIDQLGKIFAAFGTPKQSQWPNLIYLPDYVEYQYVPGQPLRTLFPMASDDALDLLSKMFLYDPKARISAQQALEHRYFSSLPPPTEPALLPRPPPKRDSENPVSDFNLQDGPVVLSPPRKSRRVMPTREGFEGNAP